The following proteins come from a genomic window of Acomys russatus chromosome 17, mAcoRus1.1, whole genome shotgun sequence:
- the LOC127201057 gene encoding ATP synthase F(0) complex subunit C1, mitochondrial-like, whose amino-acid sequence MQTTKALLVSPVPICSCTRGLIRPVSSSLLSRPEAPSKQPSCSSSPLQVARREFQTSVISRDIDTAAKFIGAGAATVGVAGSGAGIGTVFGSLIIGYARNPSLKQQLFSYTILGFALPEAMGLFCLMVAFLILLAM is encoded by the coding sequence ATGCAGACTACCAAGGCACTGCTGGTTTCTCCAGTTCCGATCTGCTCCTGTACCAGGGGTCTAATCAGGcctgtgtcttcctctctcctgagTAGACCAGAGGCCCCATCTAAACAGCCTTCCTGTAGCAGCTCCCCTCTCCAGGTGGCCAGAAGGGAATTCCAGACCAGCGTTATTTCCCGGGACATTGACACAGCAGCCAAGTTTATTGGTGCTGGGGCCGCCACAGTTGGTGTGGCTGGATCGGGGGCTGGCATTGGAACAGTGTTTGGTAGCTTGATTATTGGCTATGCCAGGAACCCGTCTCTCAAGCAGCAGCTCTTCTCCTACACCATCCTGGGCTTTGCCCTGCCTGAGGCCATGGGGCTCTTCTGTTTGATGGttgccttcctcatcctcttaGCCATGTGA